One genomic region from Cucumis melo cultivar AY chromosome 9, USDA_Cmelo_AY_1.0, whole genome shotgun sequence encodes:
- the LOC103504608 gene encoding protein decapping 5-like, producing MASDTGSRPTSAADSYIGSLISLTSKSEIRYEGVLYNINTEESSIGLRNVRSFGTEGRKKDGPHVPPSDKVFEYILFRGSDIKDLQVKSSPPVQPALPINNDPAIIQSHYPPSVSTSTSMHSAVSGSLPDHTSNTAFGFPQSNFQGGLPPYQPGGNLGTWGASPPPPPSANGSGLAMPMYWQGYYGPPNGLPQLHQQSIVRPPPGLSMPPSLQQSMQYPNINASLPTGASKQPEVPSPLLSGSSSSSPNLTSAVVPPPTFSTALPMFPFTSLSETLPSSVANKTAVHTLSGAPVSVSLPVGPIMSSFSGADVSSAIPPISNEPSAVSGSSLLYQTVSQSTSSVVGISNSRAESSVPSLVTPGQLLQSGPVAVVSSQSSHAVHKDVEVVQSSSLEPSKPVTTEAQPPILPLPVLSRPVQKPNGSHFQARNYYRGRERGRGSGSSRPVTKFTEDFDFTAMNEKFNKDEVWGNLGKGNKSHLKDKDVDGKVSDEEDLQEEDEGELSQSGIKPLYNKDDFFDSLSYNAVDNDPQNGRTRYSEQVKIDTETFGDFPRYRGGRGGRGPGRGGYFRGGYHGRGYGYNGRGRGRAQGQGHGQGQGRSSYYRS from the exons ATGGCCTCCGATACTGGTTCCAGGCCGACTTCAGCTGCCGATTCGTACATTGGAAGCTTGATTAGTTTAACTTCCAAGAGTGAAATTAGATACGAAGGCGTACTCTACAACATCAACACCGAAGAGTCCAGTATTGGACTAAGAAAcg TGAGATCGTTTGGAacagaaggaagaaagaaggaTGGCCCCCACGTTCCTCCAAGTGATAAAGTTTTTGAGTACATCTTATTCCGTGGAAGTGATATCAAG GATTTGCAGGTTAAATCGTCTCCACCTGTTCAGCCGGCATTACCTATAAACAATGATCCAGCAATTATTCAA TCTCACTATCCCCCATCAGTTTCTACATCTACCAGCATGCATTCTGCTGTCAGTGGGTCATTACCTGATCATACTTCCAACACAGCATTCGGATTCCCTCAGTCCAATTTTCAAGGTGGTTTGCCTCCATATCAACCTGGAGGCAACTTGGGGACGTGGGGAGCTTCTCCTCCACCTCCTCCAAGTGCAAATGGGAGTGGACTTGCGATGCCCATGTATTGGCAAGGGTATTATGGCCCACCAAATGGGCTTCCTCAGTTACACCAGCAGTCGATCGTACGACCTCCTCCTGGTCTGTCAATGCCTCCATCTCTTCAACAGTCAATGCAGTATCCTAACATTAATGCATCTTTACCCACTGGAGCTTCGAAACAACCTGAAGTTCCATCTCCCTTGCTCTCTGGTAGTAGTAGTAGTTCTCCTAACTTGACCTCTGCTGTTGTGCCGCCTCCAACTTTTTCAACAGCTTTGCCTATGTTCCCTTTTACGTCTCTTTCTGAAACGTTACCAAGTTCAGTTGCTAATAAGACAGCTGTTCATACCCTCTCTGGAGCCCCAGTTAGTGTTAGTTTGCCAGTAGGTCCAATAATGTCTTCATTTTCTGGTGCAGATGTTAGTTCTGCCATACCACCAATCTCTAATGAACCTAGTGCAGTTTCTGGTTCCTCATTACTGTATCAAACTGTGTCTCAGTCAACTTCATCTGTAGTTGGAATATCCAACTCTCGTGCCGAATCTTCTGTACCTTCTCTAGTTACTCCTGGGCAGCTGTTGCAGTCTGGGCCTGTTGCTGTGGTTTCATCTCAATCCTCACATGCAGTGCATAAGGATGTGGAAGTAGTCCAATCATCATCCTTAGAACCTTCTAAGCCAGTGACAACAGAGGCCCAGCCACCAATACTACCACTACCTGTGCTGTCAAGGCCTGTCCAAAAG CCCAATGGTTCTCATTTCCAGGCTCGCAATTATTACAGAGGACgtgaaagaggaagaggatcTGGG AGTTCCCGTCCGGTGACCAAATTTACGGAAGATTTTGATTTCACAGCTATGAACGAGAAATTCAACAAGGATGAGGTATGGGGAAATCTCGGTAAAGGTAATAAATCTCATCTCAAGGATAAGGATGTGGATGGAAAAGTCAGTGATGAGGAGGACCttcaagaagaagatgaaggtgAACTCTCACAGTCTGGGATTAAG CCGTTGTATAACAAGGACGATTTCTTTGATTCGCTCTCTTACAATGCTGTTGATAATGATCCTCAAAATGGGCGGACTAGATATTCAGAGCAAGTAAAGATAGACACCGAG ACTTTTGGCGATTTTCCAAGGTATCGAGGAGGCCGAGGTGGTCGAGGTCCTGGACGTGGAGGGTATTTCCGTGGAGGATACCACGGAAGAGGTTATGGCTATAATGGGAGAGGTCGAGGGCGGGCTCAAGGACAAGGACACGGACAAGGACAAGGACGATCATCATATTATCGTTCATAA
- the LOC103504609 gene encoding clavaminate synthase-like protein At3g21360, protein MEFNSCKEFKIGKCEGQKEVDGETIPLVLNPPQANKADFESLLLALKKNHDWLDQMIIKHSAVLLRGYDVSKAEEFNDIVEAFGWEDIRYVGPAPRTHIYKRIWTANEGPLSEFIYYHHEMVLIKEYPKRVILYCEIPPPEGGETPIVPSFKVTERMVKEFPKEVEEMEKKGLKYTFTALSKNDTSSMRGRGWQDTFGSSDPIEAEKRANALGMDVEWLPNGAMKTILGPRGLTKVFDGRKGRRMWFNTVVGMHGKEHSSALMADGTEIAENVVKRCQEIIEEESIQFKWEKGDVLFLDNYALLHGRRPSLPPRRVLVATCK, encoded by the exons ATGGAGTTCAACAGTTGCAAGGAATTCAAGATTGGAAAATGTGAAGGTCAAAAGGAAGTGGATGGAGAAACCATCCCATTAGTTCTAAACCCTCCTCAAGCAAACAAGGCTGATTTTGAGTCCCTTTTGTTGGCTCTCAAAAAGAATCATGATTGGTTGGACCAAATGATCATCAAACACAGTGCAGTCTTGCTTCGAGGATACGATGTATCAAAGGCTGAGGAGTTCAACGACATCGTCGAAGCCTTTGGGTGGGAAGACATTCGATACGTCGGCCCGGCTCCTCGAACCCACATTTATAAGAGGATATGGACTGCCAATGAAGGCCCCCTTTCTGAGTTCATTTACTACCACCATGAGATGGTTTTG ATAAAGGAATATCCAAAGAGGGTAATATTGTATTGCGAAATACCACCACCAGAAGGTGGAGAAACCCCAATTGTTCCAAGCTTCAAAGTAACAGAAAGAATGGTGAAAGAATTCCCTAAAGAAGTTGAAGAAATGGAGAAGAAAGGGTTGAAATATACATTCACTGCCCTTAGCAAAAATGATACTTCTTCTATGAGAGGCAGAGGTTGGCAAGACACTTTTGGTTCATCTGATCCTATTGAAGCAGAGAAAAG GGCGAATGCGTTGGGGATGGATGTAGAGTGGCTACCAAACGGGGCAATGAAGACAATATTGGGACCGAGGGGCCTAACAAAGGTGTTTGATGgaaggaaaggaagaagaatgtGGTTTAATACCGTGGTAGGAATGCACGGGAAGGAGCACAGCTCAGCTTTAATGGCCGATGGGACGGAGATTGCAGAGAATGTGGTGAAGAGATGCCAGGAGATAATTGAAGAGGAAAGCATCCAATTCAAATGGGAAAAAGGGGATGTTTTATTCTTGGATAACTATGCTTTGCTCCATGGAAGAAGGCCTTCTCTTCCTCCAAGGAGAGTCTTAGTTGCAACTTGCAAATAG